CTGTATTGGTACCAGATATTGTAACGGCAGGATCTGCTCTTTGAGGTAAGTATTACCCCTCCTACTCATACTGTATATCCCCCACTTCTACCCTCTAGTAGTGATATCACCGTCATATTTATTCCATATACTGCTTTATCTGCCTTCATGTTATGATTGTCTCAGAGAGAGGGCTAACGTGCTGGTAAGGAGCTCCTTCTCCTCAGGTAAGTGTTTCCCACATTCCTATGCACACGGGGGTTAAAATGCACCCCCTCATATATGCACCCTTTTTACCTCTCACCCATCCTCCCACCCCCTAACCCATGCATGCaccttggatcttgttaggcatcttctgtgtgtcagtgacactgcacatgctcagtgggctctaggTTCCTGTTGAAAAGCTGAGCTTAACCCCATTTATCAGGGGGGGTATGTTATATTCAATGATACTCAAAGCCAATTTCCAGTTGGTCGTCATCTTTCCAGTCTGCCTTTTGTCCCCCAGTATGGTTACtagtttaaatgagaactaaatcctaaagttaaaaaaccctacccccctaccctacatagacccccctccctgctcccccagcctaggtgttaccctgggtaaatacccctaactctttacttacccctcggtgcagattcaggcgtCGGAGCCACAGCTGTACTTAGCCCAACACCTGCAGCTGTCCTACCAAGTATGACTTTTATGTAAAATGGAGCTTCTTTTGGCTGCTGCTCCGGGTTCTTGCAGTGGTGAGAAGTAAAATACAGGAAGCTGTAATGTATGAAATGTCATACAGGATCCTAATGGGAGGCTTCTGTATGTAAAACGGGTGAAGACACATTGTGTATAATACGCAGAGCCTGTGGTGCATTCATTGTGTAAAACCAGTGGATCGGGAATCCGCAGAATTGCCTTTAGGAGCGAATAAGGAAAACTGCCCTTCAGGTCCAGATTGGGAGTCTAAATAGGCCCAGGCAtcagtacacaaaggcccaaacagccctcaccagcccaataaataatggctgtctatggcatcttacagcagccccttccAGGGTCCGACTGGGGGGGGGGACACGGGGGGCTACTGACACGCCAGCGTGTGCGCATTAGATTTTCTTTGCTGCGACCTCCGACAAAGGGTGTCACGGCATTtagaatcaatgtgggtgtggacCTGGGCCTGGCAggacccacaagagccgggggccatcaggttttttccaggtgccccgtcagcccagtccgaccctaagcccctctggcatttgccacaactatagattgccagtccggccttgCTCCCCTTGACCACTTATTACATAGTGGGCCCCAAAGATATAGAGAAACATGGAGACACAATGGCAGAATGTTTACAGTTACACTTTATAGCAGCACAAGGTTGGCCACTTTGTAGAGCTGTACTTGATCAAAATATGGGGGCCAGAGACTGGACAGTCCTTACTTGTATAACTAATGGGGACCCACAAagcctcatttaaaggagaactcaaccccgcACTAATATAAACCCAAACTCAGAACCCTACATATCCCCCCTGATATCACCTATGcagggggagagcagggaggggggactatgtagggtactgggtaggggtttttattagtggggggttgagttctcctttaaatgaggctTTGTGGGTCCCCattagttagggttgccacctggccggtgttttactggccggtaaaaatgttggttgatcccaatgttattaatagggaaaaaagataaatatatataggaaggccggtattttttccagaaaaggtggcaacgctagtggggggttgagttctcctttaaggtgtggcCCTGCCTCACTCCTGGTAAACCACTGGCTATTACATAAAGTCAGAAAAGGAGGCTCAGAGTTTTATTGATCTGTAACTGGAAACAGTCCCTTTCCTATATCTTTAAAGAGCAGATCCGTCACCTGTGGGGGAGCCCAAGAAGAGAGGAGACCCTTGGGGGGTGCCATGGGTTGGGTCCCCAAGTTTATGTAAGGGATAGAGAGGGCCCACAGATGTTCATTTTGCTGGGGGGTCTGGGGCCAGATAGTTATaccccgacgtttcggcttttagcctttctcaaggggaattctggcttttagcctttctcaaggggaattccccttgagaaaggctaaaagccgaaacgtcggggtgattctcttctcagggcaggtgtatccgcttttctctttgtttcctattgctgtttgaccatatttgCGTGGTATGTATAATTGATTTCTTGTGATATTTTTTGGACATATTTTTGCcctgtaatatgtatgtatattctcctttttaatatataaaaatatatgactattcaaataccacgtggtcttgctgtttatttggtgtgcaggcCCTTTTTGGTTAACATTCCCCTTAGATGGGGTACCATAACCCCCGCTTGACTATATTTACAGTATTGCCATTGTTACACTCTAAACTTCATTATCAGGTCTCCACTGTGAAGCTCTGTGTGGCTTTGTATGTTGGAGAAGTTTCATTCACAGTCAGAGCATCCAAGCGTCATATTGTTATACTGATTATAGTGCCATCTTGTGGTAAGTCATGATCACAACATATCAAGCCAGACTGGTGGAATCtgtaggttgttcacctttaaattaacatttagtataatgtagagagtgatattttgagacaatttgcaattggttttcattttattatttgtggtttttgagttatttagctttttattcagcagctctccaatttgcaatttcagcagcctggttgctagggtcccaaatatcctagcaaccatgcattaattttaataagagactggaatatgaataggaaaggcctgaatagaaagaagtgtaatacaaagaagcaataacaataaagttgtagccttacagaggatttgtttttagatggggtcagtgacccacatttgaaagctggaaagagtcagagaataattcaaaaactataaccaattgaaaagttacttagaattagccaatctattagatactaaaagtaaacttaaaggtgaaccacctctttaaacagATACAGAATTATCAGGTTACGAGAATTCAAAACAGACTTTAGTAAAGTTAAATACTTGGGAAAAGAATtgtaaattttaaatgtttttcctttgcaGTGGTGTCGCTACTGGGGGGTCTACACCTCATGGAGCCTGCCAGAAACTCAATAACAAAAGATCAAAAGGAATATTTAAAGGTAATCGACAGTCTCCCTAGTTATGTCACAGCAGTGCCAAAAATAAAAGGTTAGTTTGAAATATCCCAGCAGAATCAGCCTCTTCCAACTAGTCAAAATGGCTTTTCCTTCTGTAGCCCTCCTGGCCCCAGCCAAGGACAATTCCTATTAATCCTTTCTGTTTTCCCCATAGGTCGGTATGACTCCTAcagcatttagggggttattttttaaagtccgaatggcaaaaacaaatttactttaaaatccaaatttttcgtggggaaaacctaacattttttgagatttattataccctaaagaTGGAAAAAGttttaatctgaaaatccggcatctcaggccAACTGAGgtcgtatataagtcaatagaagaggtccctatcctatttggaagtttctgtggtctgctctggaattagcccgtAAAGCCAAGACtttcggacttttcaggcaaaaatccaaaaaatgtgggctttttgggaaaaagcccgaaaaaattaaacaatttgggAAGAAACTTGTATAATTCAGATTTTCAGTCGTTTTTTCCGTAGTtctccccaatccgattaaatcgtgctttttttaataataaataaggtccaatttattaaaatacaatgcCTGGAGCCAGGGTTCATTAAAACACAGATATCCATTATTTTTGGCATCCCTATTTAGAAACCCTACTGTAGAAACAAATCTGTCTGCAGTACTTCTGGTACCTGATGGAACCAGCTCAATATATTGGTAGGGACAGGCAAAGACATTCAGGCTTCAGGTTAAGGTACAAGGTGGGAGTTTATTAAAGTGAGCATAGAAGGCCAGTGCACATGGAGTTTGTGTAGTTATCCCCCTATAGCATTTTACACCTGGGACGGCCCTCAAAAGTCTGGGCTGTTGTTATCTGCCTCAATGCCTttagacagagtcggcagcttattggccgtgtatggggccctccgatgtgCTTCCCCGATAAATATCTGGCCGACAATCagcagggctaaaaatccagtcggatcacggaccgcatctgtttgttgatacaatcccgtgatccgactgcccgtactcctgcattatgatccagtCGTTGGGCCCTCGGATCAGTCTGATATCGGCCACCTCTAGGCatagggcatatcggggagagatatcagctcgtttggcaacatcaccaaacaatcggatctccctgtgtatggtcacctttagggaAAGTAAACACACAATGCCAGCACTAGATCTTATGGAGGTTGTCACTCTTAGAGCTGCACATTCGCTGTTGGAGACAAAAGGAACATGTACAAAGTTTTTGGCCTCTTTATTGGTTTGGAGCCTCACAACTGTGATCTTCTATCAACAAGTGAGTGAGAGCCACAGTAATAAGGACAGTGTGTAAATCCATTAATACACAATACCGTTAATAACCCTGCCTCACTATTTGACACATATCATCAAAGCAGTAAAGACGTCCCATTTTATGACACATGGGTCAAGTGGGTTTCAGAGGCAACATTCTACCTCAACGGGCAGGTTGTCTGCCCCTCCCCACTAGTGATATTCCCATCCATTGCATGTCCTCCAGAGAGCCCAACCTCCTGTAGGGGTTAAGTAATTTGTTGGCCAACAAAACAGTCTTTTAGGTGTAAGCACCACATCCATCCATTCCAGCGACTTCCTCACGTATCCACATACATGCCATTGATGAGATAGTCTACCTTGTTGTACTGGTACCGGCGTTGCACTTGGGAGACTTTGCGACCTACAAGGCCTATTACCACCAGTAGGAACACCACTCCAAAGAGCAGCGCTGCCACTAAGCCATATCTTTCCTCTAAGAAGAAGTTGTCAGTAGCCCCGTGAGTATCCAGCTTACTGGCTCTGTCACTTTGGGCATTGTGCTGGGTAAGATCAGGATGGTCTTCCTCAAAACTGGATTCAGGGTTGGCAAGATCAGAGGACTTTAAGGTAACTCTGTCTATGAGGGTTTTACTGGTGTGAACTCCAGGTTCAGGAAAGAGGGTAGTGGCCTTTGATCTTCTTTCAGGGAAAACTTTTGAAGGGGCAGAGTGCGTGGCCAGTACGGGGGTTCTGGTCTTATACAGAGACTTAGTATCTGGAATCTTTGTGCTATTAGTAAGATGAAGAGTTTTGAGGGCTTTTGTGGTTGTATGTTCTTCTGACAGACGAGAACCAACCCTAGAGGAACTTAAAGCATTTTTAACGTCTTTCTCAATAGGTGTCTGTTGACCATTGGCAGGTTTGTTATTATGAGAATTGCCTTGAGGTGCTTTGGTGATAAGCAGATGGTGGGAGGCTGAAGTAATAGATTTGAGGTTAGAGGGAGCTGTGGTGGAACGTTCCTCAAGGAACTTGGTGGGATGAAGAACCATGACATTATTGTCTGCTTGGCTGGACTTTTCATCTGCCCCAGAAGAAGGGACATTTTGAACCCCCACATCATGAGCACTGCCTGAAACGTTGTGGTGCAAGCTGGTATCGGGAGAGGAGAGACTGCTCCCATCAGTGGACGGGTCTTGATTTGACTCCATCAAATCCAGTTGCTTTTCAATATCCTTAGCCAAATCAATCATCTGGGAAGTAATGTGGCTCTGAACATTCTCTGGGTCCTTGTCTGTAGAACCCACCTGAATCTTGGTTTCTGAACCTTTGGAAAGGCCTTTTAAGTTAGACTCCTTGCTCTCTGATTCAGATTCCATGTCTGAAGAGCTTTTACGATGTGTTCTATTGTCTGGTATTGCAGAGGGTTTTTTCAGGTTGGGGGTCTGGGGTTTTGTACCTTCATAGCCAGAATCATTGGCTTCAGAGCTTAGAGAGTCCTTTGTAGGGTCTGAAATCTGCTTTTTATCACCCTGTGACTTTACATCAGTCTTTTTTGGTTTAGAACTTTGAGAGTCTTCTATAGAGTCCGATGGCTGGCTTCTATCAACCTGTGACTGTTTATTAGAGGCAAATTTCTTCTCTTCAGAGTTTTGAGAGTTCTCTGTAGGGTCTGATATCTGCTTTTGACCATGTGATTTTACACCGGATTGCCTGTCTTCAGAGCTTTTAGAGTCCACTATAGGATCAGTTGCCTTGCTTTTATCATCCTGTGGCTGCACATCAGAGTTTCTGGATTCAGAGCTGTGAGAGTTCTCTATAGGGTCTGGTAACTGGCTTGTATCTCCCAGTGTCTGTATATCGGAGTCCTCTGAATCAGACCTATGAGAGTGCTCTATAGGGTCTGGTATTGTGTGACCCTGAGACTGTACATCAGAGCCAATTTCTTTGGCTTTGGAGCTGTTAGGGTGCTTGTTTTGCTCTGCTCTATCCCTTGTATCATCTTGTGACTGAGCACTGAAAGCAGATTTTTCAGTTTCTGAGCTCTCAGCTTGTTCCTTGGGATCTGATATCTGGCTTTTATCACCGTGAGAGTGGAATCCATTGTCAGTTCCCTTGCTTGCAGACTTTTCTTCTTTGCTGTGATCACTGGAAACCGGCACCTGGATCACTGGTCCATCAGTGTGACTACCGGTACCTTTATTTTCTGCAAGAGAATGTCATACaatgattattacagagaaaatgtaaaaataaatctcTTCTGCTGTCACACTTCCCTTCATTGGTACATTTTTATTCCCAGAGCTATTACTTTTTAACAGaactccccatcttggatcttgttaggccatattTTGTGTgtcggtggcactgcacatgctcagtgggctctgggcagctgttggaAAGCGAAGCTTAGGGGACATAGAAAATCATGGGGTTCTTCTGTAAGAAAAGCTGATGGGTTAAGTAATAATCaactgtgatgtcaggggaactGCTTTCTATGCTGTGATGTAATGTGAAtcagaattatttactaatctgCCTGGTATTGTTAATGTTCtattgaatatatactgtatattgtgagtgggtccataagctccagcagctcagagcatgtgcagtgaatcagcagaaaagcagatgggaggatactggggcatcttgagTTGGTACAGAACTTCACAGGGGGGATAAGCAGAAAAATAGTACGAAGGAAACCAGCGCCTCCCAACATTCCTTGCACTGAAATGGTGCACTAACCTGGCAACATCCAGATGCTCATGACTCCCTTAGACCTTTTCAAGGGACAGGATTCCGGTGTCGGGCAGTGAAATAAGTAACAGTTTAGATGTTTTTGGATCTTACGAGTGTCAAAAATATAGAGGTTGCAATCTTTGTGACCTGGATAAAAGAAAAATACTGTCAAGACTTTTTCTAAGGGTATCctaaccataaaactatggcagcataggtatcccctgtactaagcacaattcagcaggatcagtccccaaagtttgctcatagtctgtacagagagatcccataaaactatggcagcataggtattcccctgtactaagcacaattcagcaggatcagtccccaaagtttgctcatagtctgtacagagagatcccataaaactatggcagcataggtattcccctgtactaagcacaattcagcaggaacagtcccctaagtttgctcatagtctgtacagagagagcccataaaactatggcagcataggtattccctgtactaagcacaattcagcaggaacagtcccctaagtttgctcatagtctgtacagagagatcccataaaactatggcagcataggtattcccctgtacaggggcgctccaccaatgaggcgagttgagacactcgcctcaggcggcagcgcccccctggttgccaggggcggcaaaaatgccgctcctggtaactaagagccgaatttccggttttcaaaccggaaattcggctcttctagcgcagagagcgatattgcgctctctgcacgaatcgtcgcggaccgcccctgccctctccggcgctataaaggttagtgccgggaggagggaagggggcggcgaaagaaggccgcctcaggcggcattatagcaagaatcgcccctgcccctgtactaagcacaattcagcaggaacagtccctaagtttgttcatagtctgtacagagagctcccataaaactatggcagcataggtattcccctgtactaagcacaattcagcaggaacagcccctaagtttgttcatagtctgtacagagagatcccataaaactatggcagcataggtattccctgtactatgcacaattgagcaggaacagccccctaagtttgctcatagtctgaacagagagatcccataaaactatggcagcataggtattccccgtactaagcacaattaagcaggaacagtccctaagtttgttcatggtctgtacaga
Above is a genomic segment from Xenopus laevis strain J_2021 chromosome 3L, Xenopus_laevis_v10.1, whole genome shotgun sequence containing:
- the LOC108704378 gene encoding uncharacterized protein LOC108704378 isoform X2, with amino-acid sequence MSIWMLPENKGTGSHTDGPVIQVPVSSDHSKEEKSASKGTDNGFHSHGDKSQISDPKEQAESSETEKSAFSAQSQDDTRDRAEQNKHPNSSKAKEIGSDVQSQGHTIPDPIEHSHRSDSEDSDIQTLGDTSQLPDPIENSHSSESRNSDVQPQDDKSKATDPIVDSKSSEDRQSGVKSHGQKQISDPTENSQNSEEKKFASNKQSQVDRSQPSDSIEDSQSSKPKKTDVKSQGDKKQISDPTKDSLSSEANDSGYEGTKPQTPNLKKPSAIPDNRTHRKSSSDMESESESKESNLKGLSKGSETKIQVGSTDKDPENVQSHITSQMIDLAKDIEKQLDLMESNQDPSTDGSSLSSPDTSLHHNVSGSAHDVGVQNVPSSGADEKSSQADNNVMVLHPTKFLEERSTTAPSNLKSITSASHHLLITKAPQGNSHNNKPANGQQTPIEKDVKNALSSSRVGSRLSEEHTTTKALKTLHLTNSTKIPDTKSLYKTRTPVLATHSAPSKVFPERRSKATTLFPEPGVHTSKTLIDRVTLKSSDLANPESSFEEDHPDLTQHNAQSDRASKLDTHGATDNFFLEERYGLVAALLFGVVFLLVVIGLVGRKVSQVQRRYQYNKVDYLINGMYVDT
- the LOC108704378 gene encoding MANSC domain-containing protein 1 isoform X1; translation: MDPCWTLLPYIVFVTLPFMTPCGAQSCLSRPIPDMTIAINREVLQTVSSTDPLYTADPEQCAAACCAQHKIAGHKDCNLYIFDTRKIQKHLNCYLFHCPTPESCPLKRSKGVMSIWMLPENKGTGSHTDGPVIQVPVSSDHSKEEKSASKGTDNGFHSHGDKSQISDPKEQAESSETEKSAFSAQSQDDTRDRAEQNKHPNSSKAKEIGSDVQSQGHTIPDPIEHSHRSDSEDSDIQTLGDTSQLPDPIENSHSSESRNSDVQPQDDKSKATDPIVDSKSSEDRQSGVKSHGQKQISDPTENSQNSEEKKFASNKQSQVDRSQPSDSIEDSQSSKPKKTDVKSQGDKKQISDPTKDSLSSEANDSGYEGTKPQTPNLKKPSAIPDNRTHRKSSSDMESESESKESNLKGLSKGSETKIQVGSTDKDPENVQSHITSQMIDLAKDIEKQLDLMESNQDPSTDGSSLSSPDTSLHHNVSGSAHDVGVQNVPSSGADEKSSQADNNVMVLHPTKFLEERSTTAPSNLKSITSASHHLLITKAPQGNSHNNKPANGQQTPIEKDVKNALSSSRVGSRLSEEHTTTKALKTLHLTNSTKIPDTKSLYKTRTPVLATHSAPSKVFPERRSKATTLFPEPGVHTSKTLIDRVTLKSSDLANPESSFEEDHPDLTQHNAQSDRASKLDTHGATDNFFLEERYGLVAALLFGVVFLLVVIGLVGRKVSQVQRRYQYNKVDYLINGMYVDT